AAAACCAAGCTGGCTACATGTAATGATAAAGCATCGTCCATTCGCACGGGTCCGTTACTTCATTCCCACTAACTACCTGATTTCGGGGAGTATCCAActgcccggacaagagaccttggcagGCGAAGATGATGATGAAGTGGATTTCGCAAAAGCCAAGACGAAGGCAAAGTAAAATGTTTTCgtaatcataccaaatattccGTTGAATAAAATAAGCTGCAAGAAATTGGTCTACTATTTATACGAACattattttattcatcaaaCGTATAAAATATTACCAGGAGGAAATCGAAAacttaaaaatgtttgaagttgGGAAAATTAACACATTTTCAGTGCTGTTTGACACAAAAAGTGCGGAAATCACAAAGAGAGATTGACAAAGGGACAGCATTATTCTAAGAATCTGTTGAAGTTAGGCTGTGGATGAAGACATCAAGAAACGTTCTCCTTCGATAAAATCGAGTTGCTTTTCCCTGAAGTAAAAGGAGACGAAAACCAACATTTACGTGTACTTATGTGCAGTAACTACATGGAATATGCATCGATATCCAATAAGCTCCTTTAGCAACCCACACACCCAGCCTGCTAAAAGAATGACATCGATGAGCTAATCGGAAAGATGCCTGCATAGCTGATAATTTTCTTAAAGAATTAAAGTCACCATGTTTATAATAAGTTCGAATTGGAAGTGGCCACAAGTACAAAGTGCAACCGACCAACACCCCGCCTTTCCTTCCTCATTACTATTGACAATTTAACACCTGCTTGAAGTTCACTCCTTTGAAGGTAGAATCAATACTCCTCAGAGAGaggtattcggactctcaatattttacaatactgttatGGTCTGCCACTTGGGGGCGCTCATTCTGAAGCTCACAGAGTAACTGCAGTTTTTATcggcttgtttttgtgaaaatcgaaaatttgaatatttcgcCGTATAGTTAACACAGCAATGGCAGCCATTATGAATCGCAAGGGTCGgtaaatatttgtatgtttattttgtttttccactTACCTTATTTTGCCCAGTGACCCTCTGATTTTGACTCttaatttcgaaagggaatgatGTAGAGTTTCATTACGCGAAGTTTGAccagaagtttaagtctttcaggtTTGAAACGTGTGCCAGCTTTACATATTTCTATCATGAAGTTCCAACTGAATGGTTTCGAACTTGAAATTCTTTGACAGAACTTATTAACATGATCTGATTAAAATTTTCCGAATCGAGCATCGCCTGTCACGTCGTTGAGGTAGTAGGTATGTCCATCGACGGTGAAAAACTTATctttttgctctaactttcctgtatgaaattttccaccattctctcaccaaaatacaaatcgggggtcaccgtgcaaagtttggaactagcgaaacaaattgtcTGTAaccaaacattttgcgatatttgatattcaaaaacggccgccattcctgtgttaactctatgagggaaaaactaaattttggattttcgaaaaaccaagccggtgaaagtttttctttctccaagagctttaaaatgagcccctacaagtggtagatcagaaaagaatttcagaaatttgagagtccgactatctgttcccgaggcggTTTCTACATTAACATAATGCTCAAAATCTTACAATATTGTCTGAGTCAGTGATCAAATCCGTGAGTGTTGATTACTTTTAAATCTCACTGGAGAAAGAAAAGGATAAAGTAATTGGTGACCATTATGCACTGACCGTAATTTCTCAAGCGCTCGGCTGTTCGTACGTCTTCTCTCTTCGGTTATAGGATACTCTTTCAAAAACTTGAATCCCAATATCATCAATAGTAAAGGACCAACTGATGCAAATATTCTAAGGGCCAAACCTACAGACGATGGCTGCTCGCAGCTTCCTGTTTTGTATCCTGCAAAACTAAAGGGGAGTACAGAAGCTGAGAGTGCGCGATCTTCTGTGAAAGTTATCCGTCAAAAATGAGAGCAATATTCGTTGAACTTACCCAAGGGTCAATGTTGAAAGCCCAAGGGCCACTCCTGAtgcaaatttattgaaaaacacGTAAAAGGAATAAAAGATGGCCTCCTTTCTCGTTCCGGTCTGGACTGTGAAGTCATCGATGACGTCAGGTATCATTGACCTATGAAATAAACGAATTGCAATGTATTATGTATTAAATAATTCTAGTACTTAAGTATAAATGGTGAAAGGTAGATGAATAGAAcaaacataatacatacatacatacatacatacatacatacatacatacatacatacatacatacatacatacatacatacatacatacatacatacatacatacatacatgttttgtagttgttgttgttgttgttgttgttgttgttgttgttgtaatgtTTCCATCGCTGTTGTCACTGCTTTTCACATATTCACATATATATGACAAATAAAGCACTCACCATGGTAACAAGCTCGACGCAGCCACACAAACACCGGAAACAAAGGACACGCAATAGATAACGAACTTCCAACCAGGAATAAACAGAAGTGACGCCACAAGTGGAGCAAATATCTGTGGCATAAACAGATTGGTAAATACAATGGTGTGTTCTATCAATCCGAGAAAATAACATTCGTTATCACCAAGACGACAGGAGTAGACtaaatatttacagatattaTATCTCGTATCTCTCCTGTCTGGTAATCTGTCTGCAAAAcattttccatggtaactgatTAAGGATTTACATAAATTGacctgttttgtttttgtcatatGCATGTAAATGTATGTACACATAACCAAACACTAGAATAGATGGAAAGGCAAATCTACATATCCTCGACACGGCCACCAATAAACATTCATCCACACGTGCATGGATGTCATGTCTTGCATGTTATGGAGTGAAATTATACCCTCTGACGGCATATGAAATAATGATACATGACAAGTCATGACACAGAATGTCACAGTCAAGCCGGCGTCACACCAAAACTTTTACACTTATCGCGCAAACTGACATGCCACCATTCACGCATGAGTCCAACCAATTCGAGGGAATGTCGAGGAAACAACTCACGAACATGCCAACTGCAAGTGCTTTCCTTTTCCCGTATTTGTTGAGAAACGTCTGCCATAGCGGTAAGGATACCAACGCTGAAATCTGCAAAATACGTGGATTCTCTATATCAGACGATGATTAACAAAATTTAAGATGCGTGTTAATTACATATTATGTAAGTTGTTACGCggatacatttacatatattaaagttttccGTGCTTCTGTTTATAGTGCATTAGAGATATTTCTGAAATGTATCTGTGTGATTTTACAACCAATTATCTGTTTAACGATGGTTACAGGGCAATAACAAAGTGACGTCTACTGTCGATTGGAAACATTCATCGCATgttacaacatacatacatacatacatacatacatacatacatacatacatacatacatacatacatgcaaatacgagtgtatgtattatatatacattaacataaccatatatatatatatatatatatatatatatatacatatatatatatatatatatatatatatatatatatatatatatatatatatatatatatatatatatatatatatatatatcagctaCTACTGGGTAACTTACCAGTAGGATAACAATAGTAGTCTCAAAGCTGTCGAGCTTCAAAGCATATTTGCAGTAAAGAACCAGGTTACCTTGAATTATCtataaatgaaatgaatgaGGAGGAGATTATTATTTCCGTGTTGCAACTCAAACATGGTCGCCCCAAATATACCAGTAAGCGCCTGAATTTAATCGACCAAATCCCATCAGGATTAAAATAGATTTTCACAGACAATATTGCTTGAAACGGGAATCATATACATCTGCCTATGAGTTTGGATGGTATCGTTTTGATATGTAAAATGCATAAACATGCATATGACGGCCTGGGCCTCTCAATTTCACACTGAAAGTACATGTCAATGGAATGCCGTATCCTTAAAGGTATacggtcacctgtaatctaaatacgcccatgtatggtcaaaggggcattccttggtattcaaaatgcccataaaAGGGCGATGTTTTTACAAAGCGCGGCCACCCGctttaaatctgtgattggttagattttctctttccatggtaactttggcaaaattggaacaggtgacagtatacctttaatcagaACTTCGACCGGCATCGACTTCCGTGAGTGCGTCCTGGTGATctatttaaaaattcaaatgcaAAGTCGACGTTTTTTTCTACCTTGGTGGTTGACGAAATAGATGATATGACAACTATATTGTCATTGGGGTATAAACGGCTCAGGGATAGTTTTGCCGAATTTGAGAAGACAGCGGAAAAGTGACTCACCTGTGTCGCCAAATTAAACGACATGAACGTCAAGAGGAGTGTAGAGTAAGGTCTGTATGACAATACCGTCTTCAAACTCTCGAAAAATGGATCGTTCTGCTCCTGCGCAGTGACGGCAACATCTATACGTACAAGTAGCCATATGGAAAATCAGACAGTCATACAAACATATTCAAATAAACACAGCAGATAAATGTGTTTTCCGAGTGACGTGTTACTCAGTAACACAGTGATATTTTTAAGTTAAAGGGTAGTCggaactgcacctgtgcgacttccttgtttacaaacatgcaCGATATCCGGATGCATTACGTCATTATAGCTGCAACATTGAAATTTTACGATGTATATTATGAAAAATCTATTTTAACTTCTACCAATTGCTAACGTATCTTCCAtgtagtgtttacattggtcatatggATCCAAAACGACCTTTGAGCGTAGTACGTCCCCCCCCTCCCTTTAACGTTTACGTTTAATGCCATTTGAAATGGCAAAATACTATTATACAACAAACAAGAAAGCGGTTAATAAGCGtcattattcataatttcaattGGCTAGATAAATAGAAGAGTTAGAAAGATGAATATTTATATATGAAAATACGGTTTGGCATTTGTTAGAATCGTGGACATTGTCAAGCAGAAAATGTGTTCACAAGCAAGACTCTGTAGACGTGGTCAAAAATATTGATGTGTTACCTTTGTATTCCCTGACTCCAAACGCAATAACCAGCGCACATGTACAGTAAATAACGCACAGAACAGATGCTGCCTTTTGGAAGCCGTTTTCCTGAAAACAAGCAAACGTGGAAGtcacacgagagagagagacacacacacagagagacacagagacagagagagagagacagagacgagagacagagagagagagagagagagaagagaggagaagagagagagaagacagacagacagacagacagacagacagacagacagacagagacagagacagacagagaagacagacagacagacagagacagagacagacagagaagacagacagagtcagagagacagacagagagacagaaagacagacagacagacagaagtagagaaagacagacaggtAGAGAAAAAACACAGAGATCAGAGACAGAGACgttatttcttcaaactttaccGTTATTGCCCACccaattttgccatgttttattctgtttgagTACCAATGGTAGAATTAAGTAAATGTCTTTATCAAAAGACGCCTGATCATCAGCACAGCTGAAGAAAACATCCTAGCAAATGATTCACTAAAGGAAGGCTGATCAGCGGTACCTGCAAATCTATCATGTCTGCCGCCCATGGTGGCGTGTCGTTCGCATTGACCATAGATATACAAGGGTCACTCTTAACGGAACCCATTGTTGCCGACACTATTGAGACTTGTATCACCATGCCAACAACAACCCCTGCTATATCACACCAAATAcctgaaacaaataaaaaaaaatgtatgtatgtatgtatgtatgtatgtatgtatgtatgtatgtatgtatgtatgtatgtatgtatgtatgtatgtatgtatgtatgtatgtgtagacATGTATGTATCTCTCTATATTTAATTATCgatctgtgtatctatgtatctagcCATACTCTTATTATTCTCCATTTAGCTATGTacttatctatgtatctatattataatatacatttccacacaacacaaacatacacgcacgcacagagagagagagagagagagagagagagaagagaggagagagagagagagagagagagagagagagagagagagagagagaggagagaggagagagagagagagagagagagagagagaggcaggcGTGCAAGAGTCGAGCGAGAGTCCATACATTATTCTGAAAAGATTACACTTACGATAAGCCGTAGCAGAATCCCTTTCATTCTGAGCATGCGTTATGTACATCGTTAATGCTGCGTGGGGGACGTTGTAGCACTGATAcacgaaaacaaaaaaaaaaaacacaaagtatTTATTATCATTTTGTTTACTTCCTATGATGGCAGCACAAGGTGAAACTGCCGACCGTGAAgtccctcgtgccttctttgcCTGAAATACCGACTTAGTGACTGTGGAAGTCTACATATGGTCGACTTTTGAAGTAAGCATGTGCAGTCGATTCTGTATAAATCGTATTTAAGATCTTTTTTCTTTGCATACGTGCTGTACATGTCTACGAAACAACCAAATAATTTTAATCATAACGGTTATTTGTTGTTTTCTCTTAAAACTTTAAGTCTTGAAGATTTTAATATATCAAGTGTAGATGCACTTGATTAAATGTCTTTTAATTATAGGAATGATGCTCATATGACTGACTGTTATTATAATGCATTCCTATGAGAAATGATCGTTGAACTGGTGTTCTCATCCTTATGAACAGTGTAGCATAAATCAGAAGAATGATGTCGAACTATTTAATCTATTCTTAAGATACAAGATTTATGTCAATATTTTGAGTCGagtggaaaaaaaacataaatcgAAACTTACCGTTAAGAATGTACTGAATGAGCAGTACACAATCAGATAGTACGCGAACTTTGATCCTTCGGATGTGGTTTCCGGTATTGACCAAAGTAGAAAGTAGCAAATGACCCCAAATGGCATGGATAGAATTATCCTTCATCGGTAAACAAAAGTACAAGAACATGtcagtttaaaggtatacagtcacctgtaatctacatATGCCCATATGTGGTCAAatgggcgttccttggtattcaaaatgcccatatgagggtgctgtttttaaaaagcgaccACCCGCTTTAATTCTGTGAttagttagattttctctttccattttaactgtggcaaaattggaacaggtgacagtatacctttaacataaACGAAGTAACTTATATTGGCGGACAAGACGGGGAGTTCAAGCTGAGTCCCCAAAATGACTTTTGAgcgttaattttaaaaatacaaacgaTAAAAAATAGCAGATCGTGTTTAATGTTGGCATAACTTGTACAAAAAGTCAAGCCGACAAATGCTGCATTTATatgaatttaaatttatttgaattttggtTTCAGCTGAATGCACAAATTAGAACgtaaatattgtatattgtacGTACGAGTAAAGAATTTTCTCCAAGTATGTTTTTGCCGTACTTGTGGGTTACAGGTTGCTGCATGTCAATGTCAGTATTTTCGTAATGTCAGTCACGTGACTTACCATGGCTTAAGCTTGCCGAactttgtatcaaatttgttcATGTAGTAGCCGATGATAGGATCTGTGACAGCATCCCACGCTCGTCCAGAAAAAATCACAACGCTTGCGTAGAATGGCTGTAACTGGACAGATAGCGGACATGGTGAAAACATTACTTTGCTACGTGCAAAGATAAGTTCAAAAGTCTACTGTTAGAATTACCTCACGGACTGTGTACAATGCATTATAGAAGTACAGACTGAAGGCGTCAATAACTTTAACTGGCCATGGTGCCCTGAAGGGAGACGGCATTCACAGGGCTATAAGCCTACACTGTGATAAAAAATATATGGAGAagagaaattttgttttcacaatTCAAGAAATCAGTTTTTGGCGAAAGATGGAAGTTGAAGTTAACCGTTACTTCAGTTTGGTTCTTGTAGATCCCGCATTATGCATGAAGGGCCCctctaaacaataaaatattttttctgaagTTTGCCAATTCACTTCAacacattttggtcaaaatactcTCTAAAAAcgctgtgaatatcatgtccccttcagGCCATGGATGAGCGTTATAACGACCCATTCAGCCTGTACTTGTGTTGTACACAAAGTCACCCACGCTCCACCGATAAAATAATTCCTAAACTGCGACAATGATATTgacttttctatatttttttccaagtgCTCTCCAATAATACTGTGAATGCCAAAGGTTATCGGTGAAAGTTATTTGTCCCCTTCTGTCTGTATATCCTAAATTGCATACAACTACTGTGCTCCCTTCAGTGGATAGAATATTTTTCTTGAGTTTGAGAATGATACTTCAATTTTCCATATTGTAATCTGAGTGTTCTCATAcaacactgtgaatatcatgccccgggcatcagtgaaagttgtTTTCCTCTTGCGGTATATTGCCTGTATGTCCTGCATTGTACTCAAACACCCCTACTTCTATCAATAAAACAATGTCCTGAAGAGTGAGAGCAATGTTTAATTTTTACATATTCTCATTAGAGTGTTCACTAATAATACTGTGAATATCTTTCTCGCCTTCTGGGCACATTACAACATATTGCTTATCGCTTGTATTATCCTGCATCGCACACAAAGCCCGACCCCCTTAACTTCAGTAGAATGATATTTCACATTGCCATATTTTACTACAAATGTTTTCTAATAATACCGTGAATATCATATTCCCCTTAAGGAAATCGGGGAAAGTTTTTTTGGTCCCTTCAGTTTGGTGCTTGTATATTCACCGTTGTGCCCCGTCACTAGAGATAAAATAATTTCCTTAAGAGTGAgaatgatatttcaattttccatATTGTTATAAGAGTGTTAACGTTCTCTTATAACAcggtgaatatcatgtcccgcTACATTGTATCGATTAAATTTATTTGCCTCCTACAGTATATTGCTTGTATCATAAAGCCCTCCTCCTTCAgaagataaaaacaaaaaagtcctttcacttttcatatttttatcaaagtgttctcgtATAACACCGCTACTATCATGCTCCCTTCAGTATATCGATGAAAGTTATTTGCCTCCAGCACAAACCTCCCCCCTCAACTCCCTTCAATAAATAATTTCCTGAAGTGTGAGGACAGTATTTCactttttcatatatttttcaaagtgttAAGTTAACGATATCAATGTTGACACACCATTTGGTCTTGTACATTTACCACGGTAGGGGCAAACCAAAACGATGCACCAGCTTTCGTCAAAGGTCAATGAGTAATAGATAATCATAGTGTATATGTCAATGTGCCCTTGGTCCCTAGCAAAGCCTAACCCTTCCCCTTTGCCACCCCCGGTTCTTCCTTCTTTGAAGtttccgccccccccccctgattGCTCGCTACGTGTGGCGCTTTACATCACACTCCGTCGAATTTTCCACAGTAAACCCATACAGCAAGTCACAACTATCATTCGACAGTTATGACTACTTTGGTAATATAACTTTGGTAATAAATACACCTACAATATCTCACCTTGGCATATTCTAACAAAAAAACCGAAATATAGAAAGCTATAATTGTTTGCGTGAGCGGAACCGGAACGCCTCCAAAACCATAGCATAGTTTCCGACAAAGTGAAAGTGGAGGATGTCTTGACGGCGAGACGATGGTGCGTGGTACGTCCTGAAAAtataatgtaaatttgcatacatgatgaataaatagataaataaacaaatgggtgaatacatacatacatacatacatacatacatacatacatacatacatacatacatacatacatacatacatacatacatacatacatacatacatacatacatacatacatacatacattatgtgtatatgtatatataatatgtctgtctgtgcgtgtgtgtgtgcgcgcgcatGTCTATGTATGTGCTAGTAATAGAAACTGTAACTCAATGAAGTCTTTAGACCAGGATATGAAATATACATGAACACTGAATCACAGTTACCGTACCGGTTTCAcgacattatattaccatgccctgcccgtcgcattttgattggtcgagctgaaccatgtgactgaccacaaatacacagtaatggtttgtttacatgccgtgaatatgaataataagattaacaactcaaagtatcgtaactttacagctcaaacgtaaatcataatcaatcacaaaataaaatggagcacttgtaggtcaagttgagatacttttttctgaaaacatctccggatttgccaattttttacagcgcgcgtgacagtgcgtcgcgtattgctcagtttctggggcccagttgtcgttcgctcctgaaattttcggaaattttgacggttttcttgtgttcgctgataatataatggaaataacagactccactctgaccattaacgtttatttgtgggcgcgggctcgaggaaagccaaattaacgggctcggcaagcctcgcccgttaatttttggctttcctctcgcccttgcccacaaataaacgttaatggtcagcgcgtcgtccgttactTCTATAATATGTTATTGAAATTGTCACTGCgtgatgaaatatttgctaTAAAATTACATGGATTAGATGTCACTACCATGGTCTGTCACATCAATTTAGCTACACTGTAATGGGGAGTAAACCTACAGATTTACGTTTTAAGGCAGTGCAAatctatggaagaccggtcacgacatgcgacatgcgagtttttaaaactgcgatctgcggttGGGTTGGgttggggttagggttagggttaggtggtaggggttagggttagggttaggggttaggtttTCTCTCGTAAAAAGCCTTACTTCGCTCTCAACCCTGGAGGGAGGTTATAGGCCAAGGGACAAAAAATTGTAACGGCATAACTTCGGGTTAGTTTAGCGGgcagacagtccatgtagccgacaatgagatgctaatgatatgcagaaTGTACAAGTTTCAGGTTTCGTTGACAACTTCCCCTCTTGGGTACAActtcaaactctgaaataccaagtcggtggctatcgtctgttacataattcaatagcaaacttgtggaagtttccaagttcgtgggaccctctgccaacttgccaacttacttgccaactttcaaaggggaagttggcgggggcctctgccaacttgccacttacttacttgccaactttcatgcgtGGAAGTTGGTGACGCCCTCTGCCAAGTTGTGGAAGTTACTAAGTTCAtgggaccctctgccaacttgccaacttacttgccaactttcaatggggaagttggcgggggcctctgccaacttgccaacttacttacttgccaactttcatgggccgaagttggcgggggcctctgcc
The DNA window shown above is from Ptychodera flava strain L36383 chromosome 5, AS_Pfla_20210202, whole genome shotgun sequence and carries:
- the LOC139132541 gene encoding sodium-dependent lysophosphatidylcholine symporter 1-B-like: MKAETQDVPRTIVSPSRHPPLSLCRKLCYGFGGVPVPLTQTIIAFYISVFLLEYAKLQPFYASVVIFSGRAWDAVTDPIIGYYMNKFDTKFGKLKPWIILSMPFGVICYFLLWSIPETTSEGSKFAYYLIVYCSFSTFLTCYNVPHAALTMYITHAQNERDSATAYRIWCDIAGVVVGMVIQVSIVSATMGSVKSDPCISMVNANDTPPWAADMIDLQENGFQKAASVLCVIYCTCALVIAFGVREYKDVAVTAQEQNDPFFESLKTVLSYRPYSTLLLTFMSFNLATQIIQGNLVLYCKYALKLDSFETTIVILLISALVSLPLWQTFLNKYGKRKALAVGMFIFAPLVASLLFIPGWKFVIYCVSFVSGVCVAASSLLPWSMIPDVIDDFTVQTGTRKEAIFYSFYVFFNKFASGVALGLSTLTLGFAGYKTGSCEQPSSVGLALRIFASVGPLLLMILGFKFLKEYPITEERRRTNSRALEKLREKQLDFIEGERFLMSSSTA